In Oscillatoria sp. FACHB-1407, one DNA window encodes the following:
- a CDS encoding RNA recognition motif domain-containing protein, giving the protein MSIYVGNLPYSVTEESLSSIFTEFGTVKRVQTPLDRETGRSRGFAFVEMSTDAEEEAAIEALDGAEWMGRDLKVNKAKPREERGSSSRGGWGNNNRGGGGGGRRY; this is encoded by the coding sequence ATGTCGATTTATGTAGGAAACCTCCCCTACAGTGTGACTGAGGAAAGCCTCAGTTCCATCTTTACTGAATTTGGTACAGTAAAGCGTGTTCAAACTCCCCTCGATCGCGAAACTGGACGTTCCAGAGGGTTTGCCTTTGTGGAAATGTCAACTGATGCTGAAGAGGAAGCTGCGATTGAGGCACTCGACGGCGCAGAGTGGATGGGGCGCGATCTAAAAGTCAACAAAGCTAAACCCAGAGAAGAAAGAGGCTCATCCTCACGGGGAGGTTGGGGTAATAACAACCGTGGTGGCGGTGGCGGTGGTCGTCGCTATTGA
- a CDS encoding phosphoketolase: MTAVTPIPTFCEGIQYFGATLPHFETLGKEPAIAPGQAAIANPTDDAAVYQTLLYADALRYLTLQITGSKASGHPGGFASQAEAYAALVMLGYKNIITEVGHHAPGFYSAMFLDRSLEDMGIQTVQQLRDRFRERHGLLGHLSGFIPGLLAPAGPLGQGQHFALSASLLHKDKLFPFTVGDGGLGEPYIMSAIAHFNTAYPQATNFLPVLVWNGFSQEHHSMVSIKTNESMTAYWRGNGFEEVVLVDAKDFDDQNQPGDYVDSTIFSFEQRLAFTKAVLAGVDRAARSALSGKLTVFIIKQLKGAGVHARGAKSHNLYPKDTLDSPHIMEALKTRALSADAWELVRTNCERAGGGPASKTVVTEFSELNLPATNLALEEYAVGSEPKVSTTTMGRLVANVGEGDRAFVVTNADGNEASGIGNINQALKINHPVEDALYFQAPGGQVYEPLSEDACAGLAAGLSLMGSRTLWCSYESFAINGLPIWQTVTQAMAELRRPTPSTITLFTAGALEQGRNGWTHQRPEIEAYFAAMMRNGNIFPLFPPDANSIQVCYDWALTTVNKGIVITASKSPLPIRTTFEQTRQALQDGAVVLQETPGTKTVVFAVVGDMILNPVMEAAKQLAAQGIGSRIVSVVNPRRLYRPHDVAWDTCSEPDGGFLSDAGFETLFGGDALIGVTGGASGMLEPVMLRSTLKRDTFAWKRGETTASANELMAFNGITPEAIAKRATELL, from the coding sequence ATGACGGCTGTTACCCCTATTCCTACTTTCTGTGAGGGAATCCAATACTTCGGGGCAACACTGCCTCACTTTGAAACACTAGGAAAAGAGCCTGCGATCGCCCCCGGTCAAGCAGCGATCGCCAATCCAACCGATGATGCAGCGGTATATCAAACCTTGTTATATGCCGATGCTTTGCGCTACTTGACGTTGCAGATTACAGGTAGTAAAGCGTCGGGGCACCCCGGCGGATTTGCCAGTCAAGCAGAGGCGTATGCTGCGCTGGTGATGTTGGGTTACAAAAACATTATTACTGAGGTGGGGCATCATGCCCCCGGTTTCTACAGTGCCATGTTTTTAGATCGCTCGCTGGAGGACATGGGCATCCAGACGGTGCAACAATTGCGCGATCGCTTCCGAGAACGACATGGGCTGTTGGGACATCTCTCTGGGTTCATCCCTGGATTGTTGGCTCCGGCGGGTCCCCTCGGTCAGGGACAACACTTTGCTTTATCCGCCTCATTGCTCCATAAGGACAAGCTATTTCCCTTTACGGTTGGGGATGGGGGCTTGGGTGAGCCTTACATCATGAGTGCGATCGCCCACTTCAACACCGCCTATCCCCAGGCAACCAACTTCCTGCCAGTGCTGGTGTGGAACGGCTTTTCGCAGGAGCACCACAGCATGGTCTCCATCAAAACAAACGAGAGCATGACAGCCTACTGGCGTGGCAACGGCTTTGAAGAAGTTGTGCTGGTGGATGCCAAAGACTTCGACGATCAGAATCAACCCGGCGATTACGTTGACAGCACCATCTTCTCGTTTGAGCAACGGTTGGCATTCACGAAAGCTGTCTTGGCTGGGGTCGATCGCGCGGCTCGTTCGGCTCTCAGCGGCAAGCTGACTGTCTTTATCATCAAACAACTGAAAGGGGCAGGAGTCCACGCACGAGGTGCAAAATCCCATAACCTCTACCCCAAAGACACGCTCGACAGCCCTCATATTATGGAGGCGTTGAAGACACGGGCACTGTCTGCCGATGCGTGGGAATTGGTGCGAACGAACTGCGAACGTGCAGGCGGAGGTCCTGCATCAAAAACGGTTGTCACGGAGTTTTCGGAGTTAAACCTACCCGCCACTAATCTGGCTTTAGAGGAATACGCTGTTGGTAGTGAGCCAAAGGTTTCGACTACCACTATGGGTCGTTTGGTGGCAAATGTGGGTGAGGGCGATCGCGCCTTTGTCGTAACGAATGCCGATGGCAACGAAGCCTCTGGCATTGGTAACATCAACCAGGCACTCAAGATCAATCACCCGGTTGAAGATGCCCTGTACTTTCAGGCACCGGGTGGGCAGGTGTACGAACCGCTCAGTGAAGATGCCTGTGCTGGACTCGCAGCAGGGCTCTCTCTGATGGGGTCGCGTACCCTCTGGTGCTCCTACGAATCCTTTGCCATCAACGGTCTGCCGATCTGGCAAACGGTGACTCAGGCAATGGCTGAGCTACGTCGCCCTACCCCGTCTACCATTACTCTATTCACTGCGGGTGCGCTGGAGCAGGGGCGCAACGGATGGACGCACCAACGCCCCGAAATTGAGGCGTACTTCGCCGCCATGATGCGAAATGGCAACATCTTCCCCTTGTTCCCACCCGATGCCAACAGCATTCAGGTCTGCTATGACTGGGCACTCACCACGGTCAACAAAGGGATTGTCATCACCGCCAGCAAATCGCCGCTACCCATTCGTACCACCTTTGAGCAGACCCGTCAGGCATTGCAGGATGGTGCGGTCGTGTTGCAGGAAACCCCAGGGACTAAAACCGTTGTCTTTGCTGTGGTTGGAGATATGATTCTCAATCCGGTGATGGAAGCGGCGAAGCAATTAGCAGCACAGGGCATCGGTAGCCGCATCGTGTCCGTGGTGAACCCCCGTCGGTTGTATCGCCCCCATGATGTCGCATGGGATACCTGCTCTGAGCCGGATGGCGGTTTCCTCAGCGATGCTGGATTTGAGACGCTGTTTGGTGGCGATGCTCTAATTGGTGTGACTGGAGGAGCCAGCGGTATGTTAGAACCTGTGATGCTCCGCAGCACTCTCAAGCGTGACACTTTCGCCTGGAAACGGGGAGAAACCACTGCCAGTGCCAACGAGTTGATGGCGTTTAATGGCATCACCCCAGAGGCGATCGCCAAACGAGCAACTGAATTACTCTAA
- the rpsU gene encoding 30S ribosomal protein S21, whose protein sequence is MTQIILGENEGIDSALRRFKRQVSRAGILQDVRKNRHFETPLEKAKRKAVARRRQRRFTARPKG, encoded by the coding sequence GTGACTCAAATTATTTTGGGCGAAAACGAAGGAATTGATTCAGCACTACGTCGATTTAAGCGGCAAGTTTCAAGAGCCGGAATTTTGCAAGATGTCAGAAAAAATCGACACTTTGAAACACCTCTAGAGAAAGCAAAGCGCAAAGCCGTTGCTCGCAGACGTCAGCGTCGATTTACAGCTCGCCCCAAAGGTTAA